In Ectothiorhodospiraceae bacterium 2226, a single window of DNA contains:
- the dnaJ gene encoding molecular chaperone DnaJ: MSKRDYYEILGVARNASEAELKKAYRRLAMKHHPDRNPGDAAAEEHFKEAKEAYEVLTDPRRRAAYDQFGHAGVEGAAGAGPGGFGGGGFGRGGFSDIFGDVFGDIFGGAAGARGAGVFRGADLRYNLELSLEEAVHGTTIKIRVPTMVPCEICGGSGAKPGSRPTPCATCGGHGQVRIQQGIFSLQQTCPRCQGTGQIISDPCGTCHGNGRVQEHKTLSVKVPPGVDTGDRIRLAGEGEAGENGGPPGDLYVHIQLKPHPIFTREDTSLYCEVPISFGAAVLGGELEVPTLDGAVNLKVPAGTQSGKVFRLRGKGVRSVRGAHMGDLYCKVMVETPVNLTRKQKALLEEFERSLGEDEGSYPRARSWVEGVKKFFEDMKP, from the coding sequence ATGAGTAAACGAGACTACTACGAGATTTTGGGGGTCGCGCGCAACGCCAGCGAGGCCGAGCTCAAGAAGGCGTACCGGCGTCTGGCGATGAAGCACCACCCGGATCGCAACCCCGGTGATGCGGCCGCCGAGGAGCATTTCAAGGAAGCGAAAGAGGCTTACGAGGTGCTGACCGATCCCCGGCGCCGGGCGGCTTACGACCAGTTCGGCCATGCCGGTGTCGAGGGTGCCGCCGGTGCGGGTCCGGGTGGGTTCGGCGGCGGCGGGTTTGGCCGCGGCGGTTTCAGCGACATCTTTGGTGACGTGTTTGGCGATATCTTCGGTGGCGCGGCGGGCGCACGGGGGGCGGGCGTGTTCCGCGGCGCGGACCTGCGCTACAACCTCGAGCTCAGCCTCGAAGAGGCGGTGCACGGCACGACCATCAAGATCCGCGTGCCGACCATGGTGCCGTGCGAGATCTGCGGCGGCAGCGGCGCGAAGCCGGGTAGCCGGCCGACGCCGTGCGCCACCTGCGGCGGGCACGGTCAGGTGCGCATCCAGCAAGGCATCTTCTCGCTGCAGCAGACCTGCCCGCGCTGTCAGGGCACCGGCCAGATCATCTCCGACCCGTGCGGGACCTGCCACGGCAACGGCCGGGTGCAGGAACACAAGACCCTGTCGGTCAAGGTCCCGCCCGGGGTGGACACGGGCGATCGCATCCGCCTGGCGGGTGAGGGCGAGGCGGGCGAGAATGGCGGGCCGCCGGGCGATCTGTATGTACACATTCAGCTGAAGCCCCACCCGATCTTCACGCGCGAGGACACCAGCCTGTACTGCGAGGTGCCGATCAGCTTCGGCGCGGCGGTCCTCGGCGGCGAGCTGGAAGTGCCCACGCTGGATGGTGCCGTCAACCTTAAGGTGCCCGCGGGCACGCAGTCCGGCAAGGTGTTTCGCTTGCGCGGGAAGGGGGTGCGTTCGGTGCGTGGCGCGCACATGGGCGACTTGTACTGCAAGGTGATGGTGGAGACGCCGGTGAACCTGACGCGCAAGCAGAAGGCATTGCTGGAGGAGTTCGAGCGTTCCCTGGGCGAGGACGAGGGGAGTTACCCGCGCGCGCGCTCCTGGGTCGAAGGCGTCAAAAAGTTCTTCGAGGACATGAAGCCTTAG